CCGCCTGTTCGAGCCGGGGGCTCCCGAGGAACGGATTGTGCCGTTCCCGTTTGTGGACCGGTTTGGGCAATACATCCACCGGGATTGGCGAGGAAAGGTCGCATCCGAGAAGGACTTCACCCAACAGCGCGAAGAGGAAGCGGCGGCGCTTCGCGCAGCGCCCGCGTTGCCGGGGCGCGACTCCCTGGGTGGGTGGGCCGCTGGTCCGCAGCTCGAAGCGACGGGATGGTTTCGCAGCGAGAACATCGACGGCAAATGGTGGCTGGTGACGCCGGGGGGGCGGCTGTTCTTGAGTTTCGGCATGAACTGCGTCGATGAGGGCAACGCCACTTCTTTGGACGGGCGGGACGGATGGTACGAGGAACTGCCGCGGGACGGCCGCTTCTATCTGACCAACCTTATCCGAAAATACGGAGAAGACCACCGTGCCGCGTGGCGGGAGGTCTCGTACGCGCGGCTGCGTTCCTGGGGGTTCAACACGATCGGGAATTGGAGCGACGGCGAGGTGCTCAAGAACAGCCCCATGCCATTTACCGTGAATTTTGGCGTGCAGGGCGCGTTCCCGAGGGTAGAGGGCAGCACGGGGTTCTGGTCCAAGGGGGCCGAGTTCATGGTCGAGGGGTTCGAGGAACAGGTTGACGGGATTGTCGCCAAAGCCGTCGAACCCTACAAGGACAATCCCCTCTGCATCGGCTACTTCGTAGACAATGAAATGTCGTGGGGAGGCCTGTACGAAGGGATCCTGGCGAGTCCGCCCGAACAACCGGCCCGCAAAGCTTTGCTCGAAGAGTTGAAGACCAAATATGCCTCCATCGAAGCGCTGAATGCCGCATGGGGCTGCAAGGCGGTTGACTGGGATACCTTGCGCGCGCCGAACCCGCCGAGCGAGACCGGCCGGGCCGACCTGGACTCATTCGTGCACCGGTATGCGCTCAAGTATTTCGCCGCGGTCAAGGCCGCGTTGCGGAAACACGCGCCCAACCAGCTGTACCTCGGTTGCCGGTTCAGCATGGAGCCAGCGCCGCGCTCCCTCTACGAGGCCTGCGCGAAAGAAGCCGACGTTGTGAGCGCCAACCTCTATCTTCGCGGGATCATGTGCGAAGAGTGGACCGGTGAAAACGGGCTCGGCAAGCCGGTGCTGATCGGGGAGTTCCATTTCGGGGCAGCCGACCGCAACATGCTGCATCCCGGGCTTGTGCCGGCCCCGGACCAGCAGGCTCGCGCGGAGGGCTTCAAGGAATATGTCCGCGGCGTTGTCCAGTGCCCGGCGTTCGTCGGGTGCCACTGGTTCCAGTACGTGGACCAGCCCCTCACGGGCCGGGCGGGCGACCTCGAATCCTTCAACGTGGGATTCGTCCAGGAAACCGACTATCCCTACCCCGAGATGGTCGAAGCGGCCCGAGACGTCTTCGCAGATGCATACGCGTTGCGCAAATCTCGGTAATTTCGGGGACACAATACTCAATTCACACGCCGCGCGCGCTACTTGCCATAGGTGTCTTGTGCATTCAGAGCCGGAATTGAGTATTGTGTCCCCGAAATTACAACAAGGACGCATCACATGGCGAAATTGCTGATCACGGGGGCTGCGGGGTTCATTGGTTCCACGCTGGTTGACCGCCTGTTGGCGCGGGGGGATACGGTCGTGGGGCTGGACAATTTCAACGACTATTACGACCCCGCCATCAAACGGTCAAACCTCGAGAAGGCGCTGAAACGCAAGGAGTTCTTCCTGCACGAGCTCGACGTTTGCGACGAGACGCCTTTCATGGCGCTGGTGGATGGTGAGCGCCCGGACGTCATCGTACACCTGGCGGCGCGGGCGGGGGTGCGCCCGTCGTTGCAGAACCCCAACCTCTATCACCGCGTGAACGTCATCGGATCGCAGCATGTCCTGGATGCGTGCCGCGAGTTCAAGCCGTCGCATCTGGTATTTGCGTCGAGTTCGTCGGTCTATGGGGGGTGCACGGAAGTGCCGTTCGACGAAGAGAACCCTGTTTCGCGGCCGATCAGCCCCTATGCCGCCACCAAACGCATGAACGAGCTCATGGGCCACGTGTACAGCCACACCTACGGACTGAACGTCACTATGTTGCGGTTCTTCACGGTCTATGGTCCGCGCCAGCGGCCGGACATGGCCATCCACAAGTTCACCCGGCTTATCGACGAAGGCAAGCCGGTCCCCCGCTTTGGTGACGGGTCCACTCGGCGTGATTACACCTATATCGATGATTGTATCGACGGCGTGATCAAGGCGATCGATACGCCCTTCCGCTACGAGATTTTCAATCTGGGCGAAAACCGCACTACGCGTTTGCAGGAGCTGATCGAGCTGATCGCGAAACACGTAGGCAAGGCGCCGGTCATCGATGCGCAGCCCATGCAGCCCGGCGACGTGACCATCACCTGCGCCAACATCGATAAAGCCCGCCGCATGCTCGGCTACAACCCGCAAACCGGCATGGACGAAGGCATCCGCCGGTTTGTCGCGTGGTATCGCGAGCGGAAGATGCCTACACGCCAGGGCGTGTGAGGGACGCCCCGTGACAAGAGGCACGAAAGGGGAGCAAAGGTCCGGAACGGCGCAGGGAACACGGAACTGGTCCGACGTCAGTCGCCAGGACAAGCGCCTGCTGTGGTGGGAGAGTTCCCTTCAGCTTTCCTCGCCGCTTTTTGCGGCTTTGCGCGGAGAATCCGCAACCCCGCTCCTGTGAGCTCTTGTCACTGACACTGCGCGATGGCGCGTTTGAGAGCGTCGAGGACAATCTCCGCCGCGTTGTCGACGGGTTGACTCAGCCGCGGCAGAAACAAGGTGCGTTGGGCGGCCAGTTCCGCGTTGGGAAAGTCGCCGGGCTTGTAGCCTTTGTAGCCTTCGCTCGCGCAAAGCGGGCCGCGGTTGCGCGTGAAGATGTCGAAGCCCTTCGCGAAAAGCGGCAGTTCGTGCAGATTGGGGTAGGGCGTCATGGTCGCGGTGAGGCCCTGAGCGTTGACGGCTTGCAGAAGCGCGCCCGCTGGCCTGCCACCCAGTTTTTCCGCATCGTAGATAATGGGAAATCCGTAATAGCCGCCGCGCTGGACCCCCTCGTACACGGTTATTGGCCGCAAACACGGTATGTCCTTCAATCCCTGCTCGACGGCCTCGATATACGCCTTGCGGCGGGCATTCAGGGCGTCCAGCTTTTTCATCTGCACCAGGGCGATCCCGATGCCGAGCGGATGGGCGCGGAATTTCATGCCCAGGCCCAGCGGCTGGTGTTCGGTATACCTCTCGGTGACCAGGTCGATGCCCTGGATGCGGTTTACCTGCCCGACAAGACAGGCGCGCTCGAACAGGTCCACGTCGTCGGTGGTGATGACGCCGCCTTCGCCCGCGCTCACGGCTTTCGAGCCCTGGAGGCTCCAGCATCCCGCGACGCCGACAGCCCCGCACATTTTCCCCCTATAAACGGCGCCATGAGCATGCGAGCAGTCCTCGAGGACGGGGATCCCGTGTTGTTTGCCAATGGCGAGGAGGGCGTCCATGTCGCACACGTTTCCCCATAGATGCACGGCGCAGATGCAGCGGGTCTTGTCCGTGATCTTCCGTTTGACGTCTTCGGGATCGAGCATGAGCGTTTCCGGATCGATATCGCAGAAGACGGGTTTTGCGCCCAGCAGCAGGGCCGGCGCAATGGTGCAGATCCACGTGTTGACGGGACAGATGACTTCGTCGCCGGGACCCACCCCCACGCCGAAATACGCCGAGTACAGCGCGGAAGTGCCGTTCATGACCGATACGCAGAAGCGGCTGCCGATGTGTTTCCGCCACGCTTCTTCGAACTCGCGCACGACGGGCGTGCCTCCCGACAATTCGTTTCGCCGGGTCATCTCGGCAACCATCCGTACCTCGTCGCCGCCGATCTGGGTCCACGTATCGAGTTTGGGCAGGGCTGCCCCTGCCGTCTGGACAAACGCGCGCGCCTTGAACGGATCGTAGTTCGATGATGCGTCGGGCATGGGACAGCTCCTTGCTCATTGCTCACAGCGGCAGAATGCAACATCATACCAGATGTGGCGGGCAAGGAGACACCGAGCGCGGACGTAAGCATGAAGCTTCTTGCCACAGGTTCCGCGATACATCCGTGCTCGCAGTGAAGGCGGACTCGATACTTGCCGGCGAGAGTCTTAGAATAGACGCGGAAGGAAGCCAGCGTGCTGTCCGCGTTTCGCGTTTGAGGCGCGGCGCCGGACCAGACGGGTAGCGGAAGAAAGACATGATTCTCAGGTTTGTGAGCCTTTTGGGCCTTTTCGTGATGCTGTTGCTGGCGTGGGCGTTGTCCGAACGGCGGCGGGAGGCGCCCTGGCGTCTTGTGTTGTGGGGCACCGGGCTGCAGTTCGTCATCGGGGCGGTGATGCTGCCTGCGGGGGCGAAGGGCGTTGCGTTCGCCTGGGCCGGGAAGGTGACCGACGTGCTGGCCGCGGCGTCGCTCGAAGGGGCGGGATTCGTGTTCGGCGAGCTGGCCAAGGACCCCTCTTACAACGCGCTGCTCGCGTTTCAGGCGTTGCCCGTCATCATTTTCGTGTCGGCGCTCTCGGGCGTTCTGTACCACTTCCACATCATCCAGGGGGCGGTGCGGATCGCGACATGGCTTATGCGCCGCACACTGAAGACGTCCGGCGCGGAAACCCTTGGCACGGCCTTGCTGGTCCTGATGGGCATCGAGGCCATGGCAACCATCCGCCAGTACATAAAGGATATGACGCGGTCCGAGCTGTGCACCGTCATGACCGCGTTTATGGCGACCATTGCGGGGAGCGTCATGGTGGTGTATGCCGGATTCGGCGCGGAGCCGGGCCACCTGTTGACGGCTTCCCTGATGAGCGCGCCAGCCGCCATCGTGGTCTCGAAGCTCATGGTTCCCGAGACCGAACAGCCGGCGACCGCAGGCTATGTGCGCGTGCAAATGCCCGTCGAAACCCACAATTTCGTGGACGCGGCGGCCCAGGGGACGTCGCTGGGCCTGTCCCTCGCATTGAATGTGGGGGCGATGCTGATTGCGTTCCTGGGATTGGTCTATCTGGCGGATCTGCTGCTTGGCGCGGTCGCGGGCGTCAGCTTCAAGGAGGTCGTGGGCTGGCTATTTCAGCCTTTCGCGGTGGTGATGGGGGCGCCGCTGTCCGATGCGAAAACGCTCGGTCAATTGCTGGGAACAAAGACGGTTCTCAACGAGTTTATCGCATATATGCAACTCGAGAGCGCGGAGGGTTTGAGCGAACGGGGGCGAATGATTGCCACCTACGCCCTCTGCGGTTTCGCGAATCCGGGCAGTTTAGGTATTTTGATAGCGGGAATGACCAGTCTCGCCCCGGAACGCCGGAAAGACATCGTTGAACTGGGATTTCGGGCGTTTGCCGGCGGCACGTTGGCCTGTTTCATCACCGCATGCGTGGCCGGAGTGCTCCTCTATGACTGAGAGCGTGATTCCACGAGTACTGACCATTGCCGGGAGCGACAGCGGGGGGGGCGCGGGGATCGAAGCCGATCTCAAGACGTTTACCGCCCTGCGGGTATTCGGGATGGCGGCCATTACGTCGGTCACGGCCCAGAACACCCTCGGCGTGACCGGGGTGCACGATCTGCCGCCCGAGTTTGTCGCGGAGCAAATTGACGACGTCGCCCAGGACATCGGCGTCGATGCGGCCAAGACGGGCATGTTGTCCAGCGCCGCGATTGCCGAAGCCGTGGCGGACAGCGTGGCCCGGAACAAGATCGCCAAACTGGTGGTCGATCCCGTGATGGTAGCCAAGAGCGGGGACCCTCTGTTGCGGGAATCGGCACAGCAGGCCGTGCGCGAACGGATCCTGCCGCTGGCCTACGTTGTAACGCCCAATGTGCCCGAAGCGGAAGTGCTGGCCGGGGCGCCGATAGCCAGCCCGGAGGCCGTCGAAGAAGCGGCAAGGAGGATTCACGGTCTGGGCGCCCGGTTCGTGCTGGTCAAAGGCGGCCACATGGCGGGCAGCGAAGCCGTTGACTATCTTTTCGATGGAGAGACCGTCACGACCTTCTCGGCGCGGCGTATCCCCACGAAGAACACCCACGGTACGGGATGCACCTACTCGGCAGCCATCGCGGCGTATCTCGCCAAAGGACGCCCGGTCACCGAGGCGGTGCGGCTGGCAAAAGACTACCTTTCCGGGGCGATAAAACACAGCTTTCCGCTCGGGTCGGGCCATGGCCCGCTCAATCATTTCTGGCAGGCGAACGGATAGAGTTTCCGCTCGCGACCCGGAGACAGGGCTCGGGACAGAGCGAACGTCTCGCGAGGCAAGGCCGCCTGGTCTGTTCCGGCCGTTTCCTCAGACAGCAGAAGCTCCCGGCATCTCGGGTGCGCCCGTGCGGGGAGTTGCTCCGGTTCGAACGGCGCGCTACACTTGCCGGGCAGGCGAAAATGGGCAACGAGAAAGAGGGACTTGTCATGAAGATTCACGGGCTGTTTCTCCATGCCGTCGTGTGGGGGATTTGTCTGGTGGCCGCCGCTACGGCGGCTGTTGCCGCGGAAGAAGAAAAGGCCGAAGAAAAATGGGTCAGCCTTTTCAACGGCAAGAACCTTGACGGATGGACTCCGAAAATCGCCAAGCACGAGTGCGGCGACAACTTTGCCAACACGTTCCGGGTGGAAGACGGCGTCCTCAAGGTAGGCTACGACGGATACGGGCAGTTCGACGGGCAGTTCGGCCATTTGTTCTATAAAGACCCATTCTCGAGCTACCGGTTGCGGGTAGAGTACCGGTTTGTGGGCGAACAGGCTCCGGGTGGGGCCGACTGGGCTTGGCGCAACAGCGGCATCATGATCCACGGCCAAACGCCCCAAAGCATGGCCAAGGACCAGAGTTTCCCGGTCTCGATCGAAGTGCAGCTGCTCGGTGGCAGGGGCTCGGGCGAGCGGACCACCGGCAATCTGTGCACGCCCGGCACGCACGTCGTGATTGACGGCAAGCTCGAGAAGAAACACTGCATCAACTCAACGTCCAAGACCTACGACGGCGATCAGTGGGTGACCGCCGAGGTCGAGGTGCGCGGCAACACCATAAAGCACATCATCAACGGCGAAACGGTCCTCACGTACACCGACCCGCAATTGGATGACGGCGATGCGGACGCCAGGAAGCTCCTCGATGCGGGACAGAACAAGATGCTCACGGGCGGCACGATCTCATTGCAGTCCGAAAGCCATCCCATCGAATTCCGCAAGGTGGAAATCCTTAAACTCGACAAATGAGGCTCTTGGCGGAACGGCTTCCGGACGACCGCGAACCACCGGCATTCCCCGGCGTGACTGCGTCCTAAGGCTTGGAGATAGGGAACGGGCGCGCGCCGAAACGGCACGATGAGCGTCTGCAACAGGCTTTCGAAGCGTCGTGCTGAACGATGCGGTTGCGTTCCTCAAGAACTGTCGGGAATGGAGCGAAATGCGTACTAACCGTTACCTGCCAAAGGCAGTCTTCATGCTGCTGTTCACCTGGGCAACAGCCAGCCCGGTTCTCGGAGCTTCCCCCGGCAACGCGCCGCTCGGCAATTCCGACGGCCTCGAGGCAGCGGAACAGCCGGTGCGCGTCACCGTGACGCCCGAGGAACTCGTTTCCGAGCCCATCAACCCGATGATCTACGGCAATTTCATCGAGAGCGGATTCGGCCGCCAGGTGGACGGCATGTGGTCGGAGATGTTGTTCAATCGCAGCTTCGAGGAGGTTACGCCTCTCAAGGAGTCTGTTTGGGGATGGCTGAACCGCAAGCCCGAAGACGACCTCGCCGCCGAGGACTGGTGGCACTCGGGTTACGAGGAGCCCCAATGGTACGTCGCTCCCGGCAATCCCGAGGCCCATTTGAACTACTCGGAGTACTGGGACTTCCATCACGGTTTGCGCGCCGCCAGTCTCAACAACCGCAACAATACCTCCAAGGCGACGCTCGCGCAGGACGGCCTCTGCCTGCGCCCGGGCATTACCTACCGTTTCAGCGGCTACCTGCGGCATGGCGAGATTGCGGACCGGGACGTGCCGCCCATAGACGTCACCGTGGGCTTGTACAAAGAGGCGCAGACCGGCGACTCGCTTGTCAGCGGGACCCTTCGCGGCGTCGCAGGCCCGTGGCAGCGTTATGAATGCGAGTTGGCCAACGGCGGTTTCGAGGGCAGGGCCACGTTGGGGATTACGGTCCCGCCCGGCGCGAACGTCTCTCTGGATGGACTCTCGTTGATGCCGCTGGACCACGTGCACGGCTGGCGCCGGGACGTGGCCGGGGCGCTCAAGCAGGTGCGCCCGCGCATCCTGCGCTGGCCCGGCGGCTGTTTTGCCTCGTTCTACCACTGGCGTGACGGTATTGGCCCCGCGCACGAGCGCCGTCCCCGCGAAAGCACCTACTGGGGCGGACTGGAAAACAACGATGTCGGCACCGCCGAATTCGTATCCCTCTGCCGCGAGATCGGCGCCGAGCCGTTCATCTGCGCCAACGTCATGACAGGCAGTCCTGCCGAAGCCGCGGAATGGGTCGCCTATTGCAACGCTTCCGCCGAACATCCCATGGGCGCGCTGCGCGCACAACAGGGCTACCCCGAACCGTTCGGCGTCACCTATTGGGAACTCGACAACGAGACCTATCGAGAATACGGCGCGCTCGAGTATGCCCAGCGCTGCGCCGAATTCGCCCAGGCCATGAAGGCCGCCGGCCCCGGCATCAAACTCGTCATGGTCGGATATTGGCGGTTTCATGCGTTTCTGCCCGAAATGCTCGAGATCGCCGGGCCCCATATCGACTTCGTAACCGACCGCGAACTCGACGAGGGCTATCTGCGCGGCGTTCTCGAAACCCTGCGCGCCTACAACGCCAAATCCGGACGCAACATCCGGTTGTGCAACACCGAATGGCTGGCCCCGAGCGAAGACGTGCCGGTTGTCCTGGACACCGCTGAACAGGCTTCCGGCGGCTTGAAAGCCACGCTCCAGAACCGGCAAATCCGCTGGCGGTACGCCATGAACGCCGCGAAGCAGCTTCTCGTGTTTCAACGCCTGGGCGGGGAGTTCGTCTTCGCCAACTTCAACAATCTTGCGAATACCTGGGGGCAGAACGTGATCGAATGCCCGAAAGAAGGCTGTTACCTGTCCGCGACGGGAAGGGTATTCGAATTGTTCTCGGCGTGTCCCGCCGCGTGGCCTCTCCGGCTCGAAAGCGGCGTCGCGGATTCCGGCGTCGTGACGCAGGCCGCGTGGGACGCCCCGCGCGAGCGGTTAATCCTCATCGCGCTCAACTACCGGCGCGAAAAAACCGAGATTCGCTGGGACCTGTCTCAACTGCCCATCGACGCTGCCGGGGCGACCGTCACGGTGCTTTCCGCGCCTTCCGCCGCATCGTTCAATACCCTCGAGAACCCCGACGCCGTTGAAAAGAGCGAGAAGAAGGCCAAGCTTGCAGGACACACCATGTCCTTCACTCTGCCTCCAAACAGCGTAGTGATGGCGGTGATAGGATGAGGGACGCCGCCCAGACAGGGGATCGGGCGCCGCATTCGGCGGCCCCGAGGCGCATTTTCTGGAAAGTCTTATGGAGGGCCCTGTTCGCTATGCTTGTTCTCAGTCAGGCGGCCTGCGCGGAGCCCATACCCGATATCCGAAGCGTGGAACCCGATTTGACGGTTCCCGAGATGACCGAAGGAGCTGCGGCACCGGGGTCCCGGGTCAAACAGACGGCGCCGGGCTACGAAAACACGCAGGTGTATCACGCGCTGTTCCTGCCAATCGATTGGAAACCCGATGCGCGGTATCCGGTAATTGTCGAGTACGCCGGAAACAAGTACGGGCCCGACGGGCACGGCGACATTTGTACGGGCCGGGTCGAGGACAGCAAACTCGGGTACGGCATCTCGGGCGGCAAGGGGTTCATCTGGGTCTGCATGCCTTACCTGAACGGCAGCGGGACCGCGAACGTTTCCACGTGGTGGGGGGACGAAGGGGAGTACCAGGTCCGGCCGACGATTGACTACTGCAAGACGGCCGTCCGTTTCATCTGCCAAGAGTACGGGGGAGACGCGGACGCGGTTATCCTGGCAGGTTTCTCGCGCGGCTCGATCGCCTGCAACTACATCGGATTGCACGACGACGAAATTGCGCGGTTGTGGCGTGCCTTCATTCCTTACGCCAACTACGACGGCCTGTACACCTCATGGCCGTATCCCGATTGCGGCCGCGCCTCCGCCCGGGAGCGCCTCAAACGCCTCAACGGGCGGCCTCAGTTCATCTGTCAGGAAATCCTTCCGGACAACAGGGCGTCCATCAGTCTCGGGGCAATTCAGGAGATGATAGACTCTTTTGGAGTGGAAGCCCCCTTCACCTTCACTCCGACCGGCTTCCGCAATCACAACGACGCCTGGATTCTCCGGCCCAGCCCCGCCCGTGACGCCCTGCGCGCATGGGTGAGGTCGTGTCTGGAGAAGCGGAAGCCGTAGCGCTCTCGCGGCCCGAAAGTCTCGCTCTAACTGCGCAAGAGAACATCACGATGTCGAAGAGGCCAAGACATCGGCCTCCCGCTTTCCGTTCTGCCGGAACTCCCAGACCGTGCCGATATACGTGAAAACATAGCCGAGCACGACGATAAGGAGCCCATAACTCGCGTAGCGGATGCTGTCGTACACCAGGAACGCCATGAGTGCGACACCCGCGGCCAGCAGCGCCAACATGGTCCCGCGGCGCGCTTTGGCGTCCGCGGGAATGGATAGAAATGGCAGCGCAGCCGCTCCCGCCGCCAGGAGGAGAATTGTCCAGCCGAGCCCGTTCCGGATGTCCGGGCCAGAGTAAGTGAACGTATGGTTCGTGTTTTCCAGCATGTTTCCCTGGAACTGTTCCCAGGTCTGGCGCAGGGGCACGGGCAACGTGTCCGGCAAGATGGCGTTCAACTCGAACGAAAACCAGGGCAGAAAGAAGCCGACGAGCACGATGAACGCCCCGACGGCGAGCATGGTACGCGAACGCGCCGCGCCGGGTGAGAGGCCCGAACGCGACGGCGCCGGTTCGCCAAGGGCATAGAGCAGTTCCGCGCTTTCCTCGACACTTATTTTGCCTTCCTGCAGCATGGTCAGCACGCGCCGGCGCTCTTCACCCAGTTGTGCATCCCGCGCACCCGCCCTGAGCGGCTGGGGGGACATCGGCCCGCCAAGGGTAATAGCTGGAAAGAGCAGCAGCGCGCCGAATCCGCCCAGCAGTAGCAGCCAGAACGAATACGCGAGGCCCAGCCACCCAAACAGGGCCATCAAGATTACCCAGGACACGTGGCGCGGACTGAGCCACGCGCGTATCCCCTCGACGCCGCCCGCCCGTTCCGGGCCGGTCAACAGGCGGCCGGTCCATTTAAGATAGAGATGGATGAGAAAGGGCAGGGCCACGAAGGCGAAGAGCACGGTGCAGGGCACGGCCAACAAGCTGCGAAGCGCCTGCATCGTCGCTTCAGGAGAGTCCGTCAGAGTGCGTGGCAGACCATGAACAATGGCGTCCAATGGCATGGCCAGCTCTACACCCCGCCAGAATGCCGTAGCGCCTGCGGCCAGGGTAATCGCCAGAGTGAGCAACGCCGTATGGTGGAGGCGGAGCTTCCAACGCCGCCAGTTCGTGAAGAAATTCAGAATGCCCAGCAGGCCGGACCACGCCGTCACCACAGCAGCAAGCCCCAGGTAGAATACCTCGCTCACACGGACCACCTGTTCCATCATGACCTCCCTCGCAAAAGCCGCACCGCCTCTTTTGCCGTGATCTCCCCGCGCTCCAACCGCTCCAGCACCTGATTCCGGTCAAGGGGCTCCAGGACGCTGGCGAGTATCTCATTCACCAGCTCCAACCGCTTGCAGACCGTCGGATAGGAGATCCCTAAAGCCTTCTCCGCTTCGCGAATGTTGCCCCTGCACCGCAGAAACACCTGCACGAAGTGCTGAAGGTCTTCCGGCAGCGCGAAGAAGGGGGGGATCCCCAGTTGCGTGTCAATGGTCGTGCCGCACTCCGAGCAGCGCAACCGGGCGATTCCCATCGCACTATCGCAAACCGGACACTGTGAGACGATTCTTTTAGGCATTATGTTCTCCAAGCTCCTAATAATTTACTTATAGATCAAAGATTTTAATATGTCAATTGAAATTTTTAACATAGGTTTGCTCTTGCCATGGCTGCGATGGGCTTTCTTGGTGAAAACCGCGCCCGGACATCGTGTATAATCGGGGCGGTTTGGATCGTGCGTTTGCAACCGTCCAGGAGGACCCGTATGCCGGGACAGCGCAAAGACATGAGTCGTAGAGACTTCGTAGGTACCGTGTCGCGGATGGCTGCGCTCGGCGGGGGCCTGTATTTGATGGGCGATGCGGCGGCACATACGCAAGCCGAAGTTGCGCTTCAAAAATGGAGTGCGGCGTGGCGGCCCGAGCCGCCCAAGCGTCTGTCTGACCTGACGCACGAGCTGGCCGCACGGGCGCTCGGCGGTGAACATGGCCGCTCGATGGTCAAGACGGATTTCGCCCTCGACGAAAGCGCCGTGGCCGCGTTGTCGCCGGACCTTCGCTATGCCAAGGCTTGTCAACTGGTCGCCGAACGGGCTCCTCTTCGCATCCTTCCCGGCGAGAAAGTAGTGGGCTCAGCGACATTGATCGAGGCAGCCGCTCATCAAACCCCTGCGGCGGGCATCTCGAGCATCAGCCATACCACGCTGGGATTCGACCGCGTGTTGCAAGAAGGCTACGGGGGACTCCGGAAACGCATTGAAGAGCGTCTGGCCCGGGGCGGTTTCGAAAACCAATATGCGGCGCCCGCGTATCTCGCCGAGGATTCTCCCGGCAAGGTATTTCGCACCAGCGGCAACGCCGCTCACTGGGCCTCGGCGGCGCCCCGCGCCGAATACGACACACCGCCCCTCACGGTCGAGTGCCGCGCCAGGATCAATTCCAAAGACGGTTTCAACGTGCTCGTGTTGAATCGCAACAAGGACAGCAGCCGGCACTGGGAGATTTATTCGTATGCTGGCACGGGCTGTTTCAGCGCTTACTTGCCGGGCTATGCCCCCGCCGAGGTGAAATCCGGCCGGTTCATCGCCGACGGCCAATGGCATCATCTCGCCATGACGTTCGACGGTGTACGCGTCGCGCTGTTTGTCGACGGAGAACAAGTCGCGTCGGAAGCGGTTCAGGCGAAAGAAGCGCCGGACGCTGGTGAGGGCGCGTTGTACTTTGGCGCCTACCCTCCCCATAGCATCGGATGCGACGGGGCCATCGCGGAAGTGCGCATCTCGAACGCCATTCGCGACATCGCCCCGGGCGGCGCGCCCTTGGAGGCCGAGCCGCATACCGCCGGCCTGTGGCGTGTGGGCGAAGCGGACGGCAAGCCCGCTCTCGCCGACGCGTCGCGCTTTAACAACACCGCCAGTTTCAGCCCGGGCCCGCGCACCAGCGAAGACCTGCTCACGTCGATGCTGATGTGCCTCGACGCGGCGTCGGCATGGCATCAGCGGTACATGGACGAGTTGACCCGTCTTGCCGAGACCTCGACGGGCGAAGAGCGGCAAAACTATCTCGAAGTGCGCGAAACCCTGCGCCGCGTCCCTGAGAACCCGCCCCAGACCTTCCGCGAAGCCGTCCAGTCGCTGTGGTTCATGTACGCGTTCCAGCGGCTTATGGGCACGTGGTCGGGAATTGGGCGCATTGACGCCATGCTGGGACCCTATTTGGAACGCGACCTCGCTGAGGGGCGCATCGCGCTCGATGAAGCGCGCGAGTTGCTGGCCCATTTCTGGATCAAGGGCTGCGAGTGGATTGGCGCGTTTGACACCCGCGGGTCCGGCGACGCCCAGCATTACCAGAATATCGTGTTGAGCGGCATCGGTCCCGACG
This window of the Candidatus Hydrogenedentota bacterium genome carries:
- the thiD gene encoding bifunctional hydroxymethylpyrimidine kinase/phosphomethylpyrimidine kinase, producing MTESVIPRVLTIAGSDSGGGAGIEADLKTFTALRVFGMAAITSVTAQNTLGVTGVHDLPPEFVAEQIDDVAQDIGVDAAKTGMLSSAAIAEAVADSVARNKIAKLVVDPVMVAKSGDPLLRESAQQAVRERILPLAYVVTPNVPEAEVLAGAPIASPEAVEEAARRIHGLGARFVLVKGGHMAGSEAVDYLFDGETVTTFSARRIPTKNTHGTGCTYSAAIAAYLAKGRPVTEAVRLAKDYLSGAIKHSFPLGSGHGPLNHFWQANG
- a CDS encoding DUF2089 domain-containing protein; the protein is MPKRIVSQCPVCDSAMGIARLRCSECGTTIDTQLGIPPFFALPEDLQHFVQVFLRCRGNIREAEKALGISYPTVCKRLELVNEILASVLEPLDRNQVLERLERGEITAKEAVRLLRGRS
- a CDS encoding alpha-L-arabinofuranosidase C-terminal domain-containing protein is translated as MRTNRYLPKAVFMLLFTWATASPVLGASPGNAPLGNSDGLEAAEQPVRVTVTPEELVSEPINPMIYGNFIESGFGRQVDGMWSEMLFNRSFEEVTPLKESVWGWLNRKPEDDLAAEDWWHSGYEEPQWYVAPGNPEAHLNYSEYWDFHHGLRAASLNNRNNTSKATLAQDGLCLRPGITYRFSGYLRHGEIADRDVPPIDVTVGLYKEAQTGDSLVSGTLRGVAGPWQRYECELANGGFEGRATLGITVPPGANVSLDGLSLMPLDHVHGWRRDVAGALKQVRPRILRWPGGCFASFYHWRDGIGPAHERRPRESTYWGGLENNDVGTAEFVSLCREIGAEPFICANVMTGSPAEAAEWVAYCNASAEHPMGALRAQQGYPEPFGVTYWELDNETYREYGALEYAQRCAEFAQAMKAAGPGIKLVMVGYWRFHAFLPEMLEIAGPHIDFVTDRELDEGYLRGVLETLRAYNAKSGRNIRLCNTEWLAPSEDVPVVLDTAEQASGGLKATLQNRQIRWRYAMNAAKQLLVFQRLGGEFVFANFNNLANTWGQNVIECPKEGCYLSATGRVFELFSACPAAWPLRLESGVADSGVVTQAAWDAPRERLILIALNYRREKTEIRWDLSQLPIDAAGATVTVLSAPSAASFNTLENPDAVEKSEKKAKLAGHTMSFTLPPNSVVMAVIG
- a CDS encoding DUF1080 domain-containing protein, with translation MKIHGLFLHAVVWGICLVAAATAAVAAEEEKAEEKWVSLFNGKNLDGWTPKIAKHECGDNFANTFRVEDGVLKVGYDGYGQFDGQFGHLFYKDPFSSYRLRVEYRFVGEQAPGGADWAWRNSGIMIHGQTPQSMAKDQSFPVSIEVQLLGGRGSGERTTGNLCTPGTHVVIDGKLEKKHCINSTSKTYDGDQWVTAEVEVRGNTIKHIINGETVLTYTDPQLDDGDADARKLLDAGQNKMLTGGTISLQSESHPIEFRKVEILKLDK